One stretch of Mus pahari chromosome 15, PAHARI_EIJ_v1.1, whole genome shotgun sequence DNA includes these proteins:
- the Ino80c gene encoding INO80 complex subunit C, whose protein sequence is MAAQIPIVAATSTPAVARNSKKRPASPSHNSSGGGYGASKKKKLSASGFAQGVSIEAMNESKMASSELSSGPVEKAAKPLPFKDPNFVHSGHGGAVAGKKNRTWKNLKQILAAERALPWQLNDPNYFSIDAPPSFKPAKKYSDISGLLANYTDPQSKLRFSTVEEFSYIRRLPSDVVTGYLALRKATSIVP, encoded by the exons ATGGCGGCTCAAATTCCCATCGTGGCTGCCACGTCTACCCCCGCCGTAGCTAGGAACAGCAAGAAGAGGCCAGCTAGCCCTTCTCACAACAGCAGCGGAGGGGGATATGGCGCTAGTAAGAAGAAAAAGCTATCGGCCTCCGGCTTTGCTCAG GGTGTCAGCATTGAAGCCATGAATGAGAGTAAAATGGCATCCTCGGAGTTAAGCTCAGGGCCTGTGGAGAAAGCTGCCAAGCCGTTGCCATTTAAGGATCCCAACTTTGTG CACTCCGGCCATGGCGGCGCTGTAGCTGGCAAGAAGAACAGAACCTGGAAGAACCTCAAACAGATCCTCGCTGCTGAAAGGGCATTGCCATGGCAACTGAACGATCCTAACT actTTAGTATTGATGCTCCTCCATCCTTCAAGCCAGCTAAGAAGTATTCTGATATTTCAGGCCTTCTT GCCAACTACACAGACCCTCAGAGCAAGCTGCGGTTCAGCACGGTTGAGGAATTCTCCTACATTCGCAGGCTGCCTTCGGATGTGGTCACAGGCTACCTGGCCCTGAGGAAGGCCACAAGCATTGTCCCCTGA